The Acutalibacter muris genomic sequence TACACGGAGGAGTAGGCCGTGCCCCAGATGATGTCGCCGCTCCTTTGAAGCCGGTGTATATTGGGCATATTGTCCGGCGTGAACTCCAGGGTCCCCAGGGCGCCGAAGTCGGTCATAGACTCGTTCATTATGGCTATGACCGTGGGCTTGCCCCCGGGCTCGCCCAAGGGCGCGGGGGAGGGGATATCCTCCAGCCTGCCGGACAGCGCCGACACCGCCCGGGCGGAGTAGCCGTCGGGGGTATCCACCATCATATACTGGGCGTTGGCGAAGAAGCTGGCGGCGATGCCTATAAGCTCTGAGCTGCCCTTCTGGTTCCAGGCCCACACGGAGATATCCAGATAGGAAAGGCCGTTTAAGGGGAACAGGGTGATGGCCAGAAGGCCGGAGATGGACAGGGCCGCCAGCCGCTCGGCAATGTGAAAGCGCCGGGAGGCGTGGGGTGCGTCCTGGGGCGCCACCTTTACGCAGAAGGCCACCGTGCATATGTAGTACAGCGCGCCCACGGCCATCTTGCGGGTAGGGACGTACTCATAGCCCCCGGACACCGTCAGGGCCGTGCCGAAGGAGGTTAAGTCCCAGGGCAGTATGGGCTGGCCCCGGAACTGCACCACAAAGTAGTTGGCTATCCCAAAGGTCAGCGAGGCCGCACCGCCGATTGCCACCGCCGCCCAGGGACGGCGGGTCAGGGCATAGGCGAGGGCGAAGACCAAAAGATAGCAAAGGTAGTTCGCAAGCCATTTTCGTCCGCTGAACTGCCATATCTTCGTGCCGTTTATCACGTCCACCACCACAAAGGTGCTAAGGGGCAGCAATAAAACCAGCAGCCAGCCGATGGCCTGCCTTGCGGCCCCGGGCAAGTCAAACTGCAAAAGGCATATCCCGGTGGCAAGGGCGCCCAGCCCGCTGAAGGTCAGCACGTACCACCAGCAGAGCCTCTGCTGGCCCGAAGCGTCCTCCTCCAGGGCGAGGGGCCATTCAAGGATAAAAAATACTGCCGAAGCCAACAGTACCGCCCCGGCAGCAAAGAAATTACCGCGGCTTGGGTTCAGCCGCAGGAAGCGCTTTTCTTTCATAGGGCAATTTCTCCGTTATTTGTTAAAATACGCCACAATAGCGTCCGCGATCCGCTTGCTTGCAAAGCCGTCCCCATAGGGGTTGCTGGCCCGCGCCATGCGCTCATATTCCGCCTTGTCCGTCAGCAGCTCCTTCACCATGCCATAGATGGTCTCCTCGTCCGTGCCCGCCAGCTTCAAAGTCCCGGCCGCCAGCCCCTCGGGCCGCTCCGTGGTATCTCTAAGCACGATAACGGGCTTGCCCAGGGAGGGGGCCTCCTCCTGTATGCCGCCGCTGTCCGTCAGGATAAGGTACGACCTGGAGAGCAGGTTGTGAAACTCCACCACCTCCATGGGCTCGCAGAGCCGCACCCGGTCAAAGCCTCCCAGCTCCTCCTTTGCAGCCCTTTGTACCAACGGGTTCAGGTGCACCGGGTACACGGCCTTTGTGTCGGGGAATTCCTCCATCACCCGGCGTATGGCCCGGAACATCCTGTGCATGGGCTCGCCCAGGTTCTCCCGCCGGTGGGCGGTTATAACAATAAGCCTTGAGCTCGCCGCCCAGTCCAGCATGGGGTCGGAAAAGTCCTCACGCACGGTGGTTTGCAGCGCGTCTATGGCCGTGTTCCCGGTGACGACGATGGACGCCGGGTCCTTGCCCTCACAGAGCAGGTTCTGCCGGCTCTGCTGTGTGGGGGCGAAGTGCAGGTCCGTGACGCAGCCAACAAATTGCCGGTTCATCTCCTCAGGGTAGGGCGAATACTTGTCATGGGTGCGAAGCCCCGCTTCAACGTGCCCCACCGCCGTTTGGCAGTAGTACGCGGCCAAAGCTCCGGCGAAGGTGGTGGTGGTATCACCGTGGACCAGCACCATATCGGGCTTTTCCTCTGTTATTACGCCCTCAAGGCCCTTCAGGACCCGGGCGGTGATATCCGACAGTGTCTGGCCCGGCTTCATTATGTCCAGGTCGTGCTCGGGCACGATGGAAAAGGCGGAAAGCACCTGATCCAGCATCTGCCGGTGCTGGGCGGTGACGCAGACTACCGTCTCGAACTCCGGGCGGGAGCGCAGCTCCTTTACCAGGGGCGCCATCTTGATGGTCTCAGGGCGGGTGCCGAAGACCAGCATTACTTTAATTTTATTCATACTGTCCTCCTTTAGAACAGGGGTCTATGGCCTGGCTTTCCGCACCTCGCGCAGAAATTTAACATTATTGTTCCAGAACCGCCCCAGCCTTTGGGGCTCCTTGGCAATGCGGTAGAGCCACTCGGTGTTGGTCTTCACAAAGAACTGGGGAGCGCGCTTCTTGCTGCCGCTGAGCACGTCGAAGGAGCCGCCTACGCCCACCAGCACTCCCCTTGTGAACTTCGGCAGGTGACGGTATATTAAAAGCTCCTGGGCGGGCACGCCCAACCCCACCAGCACCAGGTCCGGGGCCAGGGCCGCGATCTCGTCGAAGATAACGTCCTTGTCGCCGTCATAGCCGTTATGGTAATTGACGGTGATATCCGGGTGCTCGGCCCTCAGCTTTTCTGCAAGGGCCGAAACGACTTCTTCCTTGGCACCCAAAAGATAGACGCTCTTACCGTTCTCGCCTGCGGCCTTTAAAAGGTGCGCGGCCAGGTCCACGCCGGTTATGCGCTCTGAGGCTTCACACCCCAAGGTGTTCATGGCCTTTACAACGCTTATGCCGTCGGGGATTATCTCCGCGTCCGGGGACAGCAGGAGCTTTTTTATTTTTGGGTCCCGGTCCGCGTGCATGATTATCTCGGGGTTGGCGGTGACGGTGAAAAGCCGCTCTCCGCTGAGCAGGGCCTTTTCGGCCCGCTCAAAGTATGACCGGGCACTGCCGCCGTACACCCTTTTAAGGTACTCATTTACCGCCATTTTCCTCCTCCTTTTCCCCGGGCTTTCTGTCACGTTCCCGGCCGTTGTCAAAGTCGTAGAGTTCCTCCTTATGGAAGGCCTCGGTGCTCTCGGAGGCCTTCAGAAACACGGTGATGGTCTGGAAGATAAGCTTGAAGTCCCGC encodes the following:
- a CDS encoding LTA synthase family protein, with translation MKEKRFLRLNPSRGNFFAAGAVLLASAVFFILEWPLALEEDASGQQRLCWWYVLTFSGLGALATGICLLQFDLPGAARQAIGWLLVLLLPLSTFVVVDVINGTKIWQFSGRKWLANYLCYLLVFALAYALTRRPWAAVAIGGAASLTFGIANYFVVQFRGQPILPWDLTSFGTALTVSGGYEYVPTRKMAVGALYYICTVAFCVKVAPQDAPHASRRFHIAERLAALSISGLLAITLFPLNGLSYLDISVWAWNQKGSSELIGIAASFFANAQYMMVDTPDGYSARAVSALSGRLEDIPSPAPLGEPGGKPTVIAIMNESMTDFGALGTLEFTPDNMPNIHRLQRSGDIIWGTAYSSVYGGNTCNSEYEFLTGNSMAFLPAGSKPYQQYIDSPQQSLAHTLKSHGYHTVAIHPGDRKAWERIDAYPHLGFDEFMDAAIFDVPRSFEHRLTSDRSCYEQLIYEYEYWRELGDTPLFLFNVTIQNHGGYEDENYETTVQVEGFEGAWPRAEQYLSLTKESDSAIEYLLDYFEDIDEPVVVLFFGDHWPKLEEGFNRAVLKGYNATTDMYRVPFFIWANYPLEGQEIEAVSLNYLSGLLLRAADIEGTPYTNYLEELRQDVPVVTDIGVMDSKGYFFVSGSHRPPDVSRKLREYSILQYNSSFDENRRADSLFYREEPQTLLVNE
- the wecB gene encoding non-hydrolyzing UDP-N-acetylglucosamine 2-epimerase, with amino-acid sequence MNKIKVMLVFGTRPETIKMAPLVKELRSRPEFETVVCVTAQHRQMLDQVLSAFSIVPEHDLDIMKPGQTLSDITARVLKGLEGVITEEKPDMVLVHGDTTTTFAGALAAYYCQTAVGHVEAGLRTHDKYSPYPEEMNRQFVGCVTDLHFAPTQQSRQNLLCEGKDPASIVVTGNTAIDALQTTVREDFSDPMLDWAASSRLIVITAHRRENLGEPMHRMFRAIRRVMEEFPDTKAVYPVHLNPLVQRAAKEELGGFDRVRLCEPMEVVEFHNLLSRSYLILTDSGGIQEEAPSLGKPVIVLRDTTERPEGLAAGTLKLAGTDEETIYGMVKELLTDKAEYERMARASNPYGDGFASKRIADAIVAYFNK
- a CDS encoding WecB/TagA/CpsF family glycosyltransferase, whose product is MAVNEYLKRVYGGSARSYFERAEKALLSGERLFTVTANPEIIMHADRDPKIKKLLLSPDAEIIPDGISVVKAMNTLGCEASERITGVDLAAHLLKAAGENGKSVYLLGAKEEVVSALAEKLRAEHPDITVNYHNGYDGDKDVIFDEIAALAPDLVLVGLGVPAQELLIYRHLPKFTRGVLVGVGGSFDVLSGSKKRAPQFFVKTNTEWLYRIAKEPQRLGRFWNNNVKFLREVRKARP